TGCGCATGGTCGAGTATTCAGCGGGGTATCTGGCGGATCACTGGTGCAGTAAAGGACATATTTTGCTGTGCCTGCAGGGTGAAATGGTGACCGAGCTGGATGATGGACGCACCTTCACCTTAACCGCTGGCGTCAGTTACCAGGTTGCGGACAATGCGGAAGCACATCGCTCTTCAACGACTCAGGGCGCAACGTTATTTATTGTGGATTAATCGCCGTTTATTTTTACGCGTGGACAAAAAATGACAACCTCTGTGCAGTGCTGTACACTTGAACTATCAAAATGTTCAAATGAACATTGCATAGGAGGTTGTTATGACAACTGCATCCCCTTTCCATCACGGCAATGCCGCGCGCGTCTTTGACCCGACGCTGATCCAGCACGTCCATCAATCCTTTATGGATCAGATGGGCTTGCCACGCAATCCGCTGAAAGCACACCAGCTGATAACCGAGGGCCTGGATGTCGCTATTGTTGAACGCGCTGCCACGGTGCTCAAAGCGACGCCGCTCGACGTTGCCCAAATGGTTTCAATCGATCGCAATACCTATCGTCGTCGCGAGAAAGCCGGTTCGCAGCTCTCCGTCGAGCAAGGCGCGCGGGTTTATCAGGTGTTCGAAATTCTGGATGCTGTACTGCAATTGTTTGCGGGCGACGTTGACGCCGCGATGCACTGGATGTATCAACCTGCACTGGCACTGGATAATGCCTTGCCCATGGATATGCTCAGCACGCCCGCAGGGTGTGATGCGGTGTTAACGCTGATTGGCCGTCTGGAACACGGAGTGATTGTGTAATGATGCAACGGCAGGAACCGGATGCTCCCTACCGACTGTTTTATCGTTTAGTGAAAGAAGAGTACGCCAGCGAGGCGTTTAGCGGCGCTGGCGCAGAAAAATGGGGCGGCCGCTGGAATCCGCCCGGCATTAAAACGGTTTACCTCAGCAGCTCAAAGGCGCTCGCCACGCTCGAACTGGTGGTGCATACGGGCAAAGCCATGCTGGAGAAGAGTCGCTTTGTGATCTTTACCGTGCCGATTCCGGAGAGCGAAATTATGGCGCTGGACAGCAGCAAACTGCCCAGCGACTGGCACAAATATCAGCAGCAGGAAGAGACACAGGCGATTGGCGCGGCATTTCTCAATCTGGAGAGTAAATTGCCTCTGCTGCTGACGGTGCCGAGCATTTTGACCGGTGAAGACAATGCCATTTTGCATCCCGATCATCCCGCCGCTGCAGCCCTTATCGCCCAAGCCACTTCAGTGCCCTTCACGCTTGACCGGCGAATTAAAGCCTAACTACATGCGCACCCTACCTGCTGGTACGGCTTTCGTAGGGTCGCCATTGATGGCGTAATGCCGATCAGTTAAGCGCTGAGCGACTTTCGTTCGCCCTCGGCTGGGGCAGTTTCAGCTATGCCGTGCGGCGACCGAGAAGAGGGCGTCTGGCCACGCCCTCTTCACTCCGGGCCCTGCGCCAGCCCATCCCGCCGCTTCGCGGTGCCTTCACTCAATCGCGATTCCTGACGGACCGGCGGCGATTCGCTCCTGCTCAGCGCCGCCTCTCGCCGCATCCCTGCGGCTCGCCCTGGAATCCCTCACTCAGCGGGCTGGGATGTCGCCTCAACACCCGCGCTGCAGCATCAATGCATATTCCTGAATTATCATCGCTGGAACGTCTGTAGGGTCGCCATTCATGGCGACCAGTCATCGGTTATGACAGATTTATTTCACTTAGCGACACTGGCTGGAACAGTTTTGTACACAAATTTGTGCCAGCGAGCCGCAGCCGCCGTTGTTATCGTTTTTACACTGTGATTGCTGCACATAGCAGTTTTGCTGACACGCTGAAACATCGCACTTGGCGGCGATCGGCGTGAGTTGCACCACCGGTGCTTTGCGCTCCGGCTGCCATTGCGGTTGTGCCAGCACGCTGGTGCTGAACAGCAACGCGAAAACCATGATCCACTTCATGAGTGATTCCTCGCAGAAAGGGTGTAAAGAGTATGGCTGTTGCGCGACCAATTACCATGCTGAAACATTTGATTCATCATCACGCATAAATTGCCCTTATCCAGTGCATCGTTGCGCGCCATCGTAGTGCAGCATAGCCAGGTTGAGTGCTGCTGCTTCAATATAAAATCAAGTAGATAGCCGCAGTTCGACCAATCCGCCAATTTGGTACAAAAGTTGCAGTCTCTTCTGTATAGCAAAGGAGACGGTTATGAAAGCGATTGTGATTGGCGCAGGCATTGGCGGTATGAGTGCTGCGATTGCGCTAGAAAAGGCGGGATTTACCACGGCGGTGTTTGAAGCGGTGAAAGAGATGAAGCCAGTGGGCGCAGCCATCTCCATCTGGCCAAACGGCGTCAAATGCCTCAATGCGTTAGGCATGAAAGAGCCGCTGCGCGCGTTGGGCGGCAACATGGCATTTATGGCTTATAACGATGCGCACAGCGGTCATACGCTCACCCGTTTCAGCATGAAGCCATTGGTGCAGCAGGTGGGTGAATATCCCTATCCGGTGGCGCGCGCTGAGTTACAGGCAATGCTAATCGATACTTACGGACGTTCGCGCATCAGCTTCGGCAAGCGCGTAACGCAGGTAGAGCAAACCGAACAAGGCGTCACCGCCTGGTTTGATGATGGCAGCCAGGCCGAGGGCGATTTCCTGATTGCCGCCGATGGTGCGCATTCGGTGATTCGTCACTATGTGCTCGGCGAGCGCGTGGAGCGGCGTTATGCCGGCTACGTGAACTGGAACGGTCTGGTGACCATTGATGAAACCATCGCGCCTGCCGATCAGTGGACCACTTTTGTCGGCGAAGGGAAACGCGTGTCGCTGATGCCGGTCAGCGATAATCGCTTCTACTTCTTCTTTGATGTCCCGCTAGCTAAAGGCCTGCCGGAAGATCGCGCGACGCTGAAAAACGATCTTAAAGGCTACTTCAGCGGCTGGGCCGAACCGGTGCAGCGCTTAATTGAAAGCCTCAATCCGCAAACTACTAATCGGGTAGAAATTCACGATATCGAACCCTTCAGCCGTTTCGTCAAAGGGCGTGTGGCCTTGCTGGGCGATGCGGCGCACAGCACCACGCCGGATATAGGGCAAGGTGGCTGTGCGGCAATGGAAGATGCGGTGGTGCTGGCGCAGACGCTGGCGTCGCATTCGCTGGGGATTGAGGATGCGTTGCTGCGCTACGAAGCGCGGCGCGTGGATCGCACCAAAGATCTGGTCATTAAGGCGCGCAAGCGCTGCGATGTGACGCATGCGAAAGATGCAGAGGTGACTGC
The sequence above is drawn from the Pantoea nemavictus genome and encodes:
- the parS gene encoding type II toxin-antitoxin system Xre/ParS family antitoxin produces the protein MTTASPFHHGNAARVFDPTLIQHVHQSFMDQMGLPRNPLKAHQLITEGLDVAIVERAATVLKATPLDVAQMVSIDRNTYRRREKAGSQLSVEQGARVYQVFEILDAVLQLFAGDVDAAMHWMYQPALALDNALPMDMLSTPAGCDAVLTLIGRLEHGVIV
- the hpxO gene encoding FAD-dependent urate hydroxylase HpxO translates to MKAIVIGAGIGGMSAAIALEKAGFTTAVFEAVKEMKPVGAAISIWPNGVKCLNALGMKEPLRALGGNMAFMAYNDAHSGHTLTRFSMKPLVQQVGEYPYPVARAELQAMLIDTYGRSRISFGKRVTQVEQTEQGVTAWFDDGSQAEGDFLIAADGAHSVIRHYVLGERVERRYAGYVNWNGLVTIDETIAPADQWTTFVGEGKRVSLMPVSDNRFYFFFDVPLAKGLPEDRATLKNDLKGYFSGWAEPVQRLIESLNPQTTNRVEIHDIEPFSRFVKGRVALLGDAAHSTTPDIGQGGCAAMEDAVVLAQTLASHSLGIEDALLRYEARRVDRTKDLVIKARKRCDVTHAKDAEVTAAWYADLKNETGERVLAGMIDTIEGGPFG
- a CDS encoding RES family NAD+ phosphorylase yields the protein MMQRQEPDAPYRLFYRLVKEEYASEAFSGAGAEKWGGRWNPPGIKTVYLSSSKALATLELVVHTGKAMLEKSRFVIFTVPIPESEIMALDSSKLPSDWHKYQQQEETQAIGAAFLNLESKLPLLLTVPSILTGEDNAILHPDHPAAAALIAQATSVPFTLDRRIKA
- a CDS encoding DHCW motif cupin fold protein; this encodes MQINQLPFGITTWDDIAPETHPGEQGFALWRTQRFGDIRVRMVEYSAGYLADHWCSKGHILLCLQGEMVTELDDGRTFTLTAGVSYQVADNAEAHRSSTTQGATLFIVD